One part of the Roseomonas gilardii genome encodes these proteins:
- a CDS encoding creatininase family protein gives MFRRSAFRKRHLALLQVPVLAGFLVLAPLAWAQQPDTVWLDHLTWTEIRAATQAGKRTVIIPVGGTEQSGPFIAVGKHNARVAVLGEQIARQLGNALLAPVIAYVPEGNIAPPSSHMRFPGTISIPPEVFEGLLASAAESFAAHGFTDIVLIGDHGGYQKNLQHVADRLNHQWARGPARAHYIPQYYTTIETSFAPALRARGLGDDVGTHADLMDTALTLATRPALVRQQALQAAAKPGTAQGVYGGDPRPATAELGQIGTGAIVAQTVAAIRQVTAPRR, from the coding sequence ATGTTCCGCCGATCCGCTTTCCGGAAGCGACACCTGGCCCTTCTCCAGGTTCCGGTCCTGGCCGGCTTCCTGGTTCTCGCGCCTCTCGCCTGGGCGCAGCAGCCCGACACGGTCTGGCTCGACCATCTCACCTGGACGGAGATCCGCGCCGCCACCCAGGCCGGCAAGCGCACCGTCATCATCCCCGTGGGCGGCACCGAGCAGAGCGGCCCCTTCATCGCCGTGGGCAAGCACAATGCCCGCGTGGCCGTGCTCGGGGAGCAGATCGCCCGGCAACTCGGCAATGCCCTGCTGGCCCCGGTGATCGCCTATGTGCCCGAGGGCAATATCGCCCCGCCCAGCTCGCATATGCGCTTCCCCGGCACGATCAGCATTCCGCCCGAGGTCTTCGAGGGGCTGCTGGCCTCCGCTGCCGAGAGCTTCGCCGCGCATGGCTTCACCGACATCGTGCTGATCGGCGACCATGGCGGTTATCAGAAGAACCTGCAGCACGTGGCCGACCGCCTGAACCACCAGTGGGCCAGGGGCCCGGCGCGGGCGCACTACATCCCGCAATACTACACGACCATCGAGACCAGCTTCGCCCCGGCCCTGCGCGCCCGGGGGCTGGGCGACGATGTCGGCACCCATGCCGACCTGATGGACACGGCGCTGACGCTTGCCACACGCCCCGCCCTGGTGCGGCAGCAGGCGCTCCAGGCGGCGGCCAAGCCCGGCACGGCGCAGGGCGTCTATGGCGGCGACCCGCGCCCCGCCACGGCGGAACTCGGCCAGATCGGCACGGGTGCCATCGTCGCCCAGACCGTGGCCGCCATCCGGCAGGTGACCGCGCCACGCCGCTGA
- a CDS encoding class II aldolase/adducin family protein — translation MNVTTPPASLRGISEEEWKIRCELAALYRLVAYHRMTDLIYTHISARLPGPDHHFLINRYGVMFHEMRASDLVKIDLDGNVIEEDASSKPVNAAGFTIHSAIHMTREDAAYVVHTHTSAGIAVSAQKEGLLPISQHALKFYGHLAYHGYEGIALDLDERERLVADLGQHRAMILRNHGLLVTGRTAAEAFNNIYYLERACQAQVAALSGGMDQIVFPPEEVRLRTAEQFNRSDSPHIYDLAWTAALRLVDDDKVDYRS, via the coding sequence ATGAACGTGACCACGCCGCCCGCCAGCCTCCGGGGGATCAGCGAGGAGGAATGGAAGATCCGCTGCGAGCTCGCGGCGCTCTACCGGCTCGTCGCCTATCATCGGATGACGGACCTCATCTACACCCATATCAGCGCCCGCCTGCCGGGGCCCGACCACCACTTCCTGATCAACCGCTATGGCGTGATGTTCCACGAGATGCGGGCCAGCGACCTGGTGAAGATCGACCTGGACGGCAACGTGATCGAGGAGGACGCCTCCTCCAAGCCGGTCAATGCCGCGGGCTTCACCATCCACTCCGCGATCCACATGACGCGGGAGGACGCGGCCTATGTCGTCCATACCCATACCAGCGCCGGCATCGCCGTTTCGGCGCAGAAGGAGGGGCTGCTGCCGATCAGCCAGCACGCGCTGAAGTTCTACGGCCACCTCGCCTATCACGGCTATGAGGGCATCGCCCTGGATCTCGACGAGCGCGAGCGGCTGGTCGCCGATCTTGGCCAGCACCGGGCGATGATCCTGCGCAACCATGGCCTGCTGGTCACGGGCCGTACGGCGGCGGAGGCCTTCAACAACATCTACTACCTGGAGCGCGCCTGCCAGGCGCAGGTGGCGGCGCTCTCGGGCGGCATGGACCAGATCGTCTTCCCGCCGGAGGAGGTGCGCCTGCGCACCGCGGAGCAGTTCAACCGCTCCGACTCCCCGCATATCTACGACCTCGCCTGGACCGCCGCGCTGCGGCTCGTCGATGACGACAAGGTGGATTATCGTTCATGA